One Poseidonibacter antarcticus genomic window carries:
- a CDS encoding sensor histidine kinase, giving the protein MRKFILINLLFFTFLFAQKPKEVLLLHSYHKGYIWTDDISRTIEKRFKNYENIELTTVYMDTKKIANSSYLDQLAKLYKKQFENRNFDLIIASDNSAFDFVINYHTYLFENLPVLFCGINNFDKAFLEQNYMKKYMTGVVEQVDIEKNFELIKHLHPNLKKLVIINDTSKTGYAIKRDLRPIIKKYKNDFEIEYIDDLDINNISKKVSNLGKDTAILFVLLFKDTTGKYFTYKQSFKKIRESSNVPIYGLWDFYLNYGIVGGLLTSAIGQGEAVSKMALDVLNGKKISEIPILEKSPNEYMFDYKELERFNIDVTKNLNDYIIINKPSSEYKELTKFFILAILIIMILSIIVLTLRANIQRRLKVEHALSNRLEFDKVLLDTIPNPLYYKNIEGKFLGCNLAFANLVNEHRDQVIGKTAFDFFTNEVASKNTIIDKELLETFSTSTSEFTYYSPSNQMKHIILNKAVYKNIDGSVGGIVCIMDDITERIQQKQFLIQQSKLAEMGDMIAAIAHQWNEPLVELSALVQDIQTSYLLKELKDIEVNDFVNDSMVQIKYMSRTLNDFRNFLKPSTKKKLFSISKALSDINEIIGKQVFYSNIEMTFNYINENEELLIYGYENEFKQVLLNLINNAKNKIIQKHSDNNHKGNIIINIKRTTNHNIIEIIDDAGKIDENIIHSIFQPYFTTKNNGTGLGLYMAKVIIEDKMRGTIRVRNEDDNVIFTIKLPHKKA; this is encoded by the coding sequence ATGAGAAAATTCATACTAATAAACTTACTTTTTTTTACATTTCTTTTTGCACAAAAGCCAAAAGAAGTCTTATTACTTCACTCATATCATAAAGGATATATTTGGACTGATGATATTTCTAGGACTATTGAGAAAAGATTTAAGAATTACGAGAATATAGAATTAACTACAGTTTATATGGACACAAAAAAAATTGCAAACTCCTCATACTTAGACCAACTAGCAAAACTTTATAAAAAACAATTTGAAAATAGAAATTTCGATTTAATTATTGCAAGTGATAACAGTGCTTTTGATTTTGTGATTAATTATCATACATATTTATTTGAAAATCTTCCTGTTCTTTTTTGCGGAATAAACAATTTTGACAAAGCTTTTTTAGAACAAAATTATATGAAAAAATATATGACTGGTGTTGTTGAACAAGTTGATATAGAGAAGAATTTTGAACTAATTAAACATTTACATCCAAACTTAAAGAAATTAGTAATAATAAATGATACTTCAAAAACAGGTTATGCAATAAAAAGAGATTTAAGACCTATAATAAAAAAATATAAAAATGATTTTGAAATAGAATATATTGATGATTTAGATATTAATAATATTAGTAAAAAAGTCTCAAACTTAGGTAAAGATACTGCAATTTTATTTGTATTATTATTTAAAGATACAACAGGGAAGTACTTTACTTATAAACAAAGTTTTAAAAAAATTAGAGAATCTAGTAATGTTCCAATTTATGGACTTTGGGATTTTTACTTAAATTATGGAATTGTAGGAGGACTTTTAACTTCAGCAATCGGTCAAGGTGAAGCTGTATCTAAAATGGCACTTGATGTATTAAATGGCAAAAAAATATCTGAAATACCAATATTAGAGAAATCTCCAAATGAATATATGTTTGATTATAAAGAATTAGAAAGATTTAATATAGATGTAACAAAAAATTTAAATGACTATATCATAATTAATAAACCAAGTTCTGAATATAAAGAACTAACAAAGTTCTTTATATTAGCAATACTAATTATTATGATTCTAAGTATTATAGTGTTAACTCTTCGTGCAAATATACAAAGAAGATTAAAAGTTGAACATGCATTATCAAATAGACTTGAATTTGATAAAGTTTTACTTGATACTATTCCAAATCCTCTTTATTATAAAAATATTGAAGGTAAATTTTTAGGATGTAATCTAGCTTTTGCAAATTTAGTAAATGAACATAGAGATCAAGTAATTGGCAAAACTGCATTTGATTTTTTCACAAATGAGGTTGCATCAAAAAACACGATAATTGATAAAGAATTATTAGAAACCTTTTCAACATCCACATCTGAATTTACCTATTACTCACCTTCAAATCAAATGAAACATATAATTTTAAATAAAGCAGTCTACAAAAATATTGATGGAAGTGTTGGTGGTATTGTTTGTATTATGGATGATATTACAGAACGTATTCAACAAAAACAATTTTTGATTCAACAAAGTAAATTAGCAGAAATGGGTGATATGATAGCAGCAATTGCTCATCAATGGAATGAACCATTAGTTGAACTTTCAGCTCTTGTTCAAGATATACAAACATCATATTTATTAAAAGAATTGAAAGATATAGAAGTTAATGATTTTGTAAATGATTCTATGGTTCAAATTAAATATATGTCAAGAACACTAAATGATTTTAGAAACTTTTTAAAACCATCAACAAAGAAAAAGCTATTTTCAATATCTAAAGCTTTAAGTGATATTAATGAAATTATAGGAAAACAAGTGTTTTATTCAAATATTGAAATGACTTTTAATTATATAAATGAAAATGAAGAACTTTTAATATACGGCTATGAGAATGAATTTAAACAAGTTTTATTAAACTTAATAAATAATGCAAAAAATAAAATTATCCAAAAACATTCAGATAATAATCACAAAGGAAATATAATCATAAATATCAAAAGGACAACAAATCATAATATAATAGAAATTATTGATGATGCAGGTAAAATTGATGAAAATATTATACACTCAATTTTTCAGCCTTATTTTACAACTAAAAATAATGGGACAGGATTAGGACTTTATATGGCAAAAGTAATTATTGAAGATAAAATGAGGGGAACTATAAGAGTGAGAAATGAAGATGATAATGTAATTTTTACAATTAAACTACCTCATAAAAAGGCTTAA
- a CDS encoding response regulator transcription factor codes for MKILLLEDNKKLNDTISKRLRLKDYKVQSCLDGAEALERIADGYSCFILDINVPNVDGIKILKKIREYYKEIPVIIISASVELDDIKQSYDFGCNDYLKKPFFIDELEIKIEKLCKIQDNLIYFDTNCYFDYKSSLIVINKKEQRLTKKERLLLNLFLTKKNQVLSYQVIENYVWEGSFASLESIRSLIRRLRKILSNDYIQTVVDTGYIFKNI; via the coding sequence ATGAAGATTCTGCTACTAGAAGATAATAAAAAGTTAAATGATACTATTAGTAAAAGATTAAGACTTAAAGACTACAAAGTTCAATCATGTTTAGATGGAGCAGAAGCCTTGGAAAGAATCGCTGATGGCTATAGTTGTTTTATATTAGATATAAATGTCCCAAATGTTGATGGAATTAAAATTCTTAAAAAAATAAGAGAATATTACAAAGAGATACCAGTGATTATCATATCAGCTAGTGTAGAACTTGATGATATCAAACAATCATATGATTTTGGTTGTAATGATTATCTAAAAAAACCTTTTTTTATTGATGAATTAGAGATCAAAATAGAAAAACTTTGTAAAATACAAGATAACTTAATCTATTTTGATACAAATTGTTATTTTGATTATAAATCATCTTTAATTGTAATAAATAAAAAAGAACAAAGATTAACCAAAAAAGAAAGACTACTGTTAAATCTTTTTTTAACAAAAAAAAATCAAGTTTTATCATATCAAGTAATAGAAAATTACGTTTGGGAAGGAAGTTTTGCATCATTAGAATCTATTAGAAGTTTAATAAGACGATTAAGAAAGATTCTATCTAATGACTATATCCAAACTGTAGTTGATACTGGATATATATTTAAAAATATTTAA
- a CDS encoding TRAP transporter substrate-binding protein has product MLKTTTKLLVTTALLAGLATTANAAKTYKWKLATTWGSTLTPFIDSPNNMAKLVEEMSDGQFKIRVDAANKHKAAFGILDMVKGGQYDMGHSASYYWKGKDIDTLPFTTMPFGMTAPEQYAWFYYGGGLELMQKAYKKHKVLSFPGGNTGNQMGGWFRKEIKSLDDLKGLKMRIPGFAGEVMAKLGVQVTNIAPGELYTSLERSTIDALEWVGPGMDIKMGFHKIAPYYYTGWHEPATELQFLVNKKSYNKLPKHLQQILLTAMKVSSYDMYIQNYHMSSEAWSTMTSEFPNIKIKTFPKPVMDAMKKANKELLVEKAKDHPLLKEVLDSQAAYQKKAREWTKMSDYLYLKDNL; this is encoded by the coding sequence ATGTTAAAAACTACTACAAAACTACTTGTTACAACAGCTCTATTGGCTGGTCTTGCAACTACAGCTAATGCTGCAAAGACTTATAAATGGAAGCTAGCAACTACATGGGGTTCAACATTAACTCCATTTATTGACTCACCTAATAATATGGCGAAACTAGTTGAAGAAATGTCAGATGGGCAATTCAAAATTAGAGTTGATGCTGCAAATAAGCATAAAGCTGCTTTTGGTATTCTAGATATGGTTAAAGGTGGTCAATATGATATGGGTCACTCTGCATCATATTATTGGAAAGGTAAAGATATTGATACTTTACCTTTTACAACAATGCCATTTGGTATGACTGCACCTGAGCAGTATGCATGGTTCTACTACGGTGGTGGTTTAGAATTAATGCAAAAAGCATATAAAAAACATAAGGTTTTATCTTTCCCTGGTGGAAACACAGGAAATCAAATGGGTGGTTGGTTCAGAAAAGAAATCAAATCACTTGATGATTTAAAAGGTCTTAAAATGAGAATTCCTGGTTTTGCAGGAGAAGTTATGGCTAAACTTGGTGTTCAAGTTACAAATATTGCTCCAGGTGAATTATATACTTCACTTGAACGAAGTACTATTGATGCATTAGAATGGGTAGGCCCTGGAATGGACATCAAAATGGGATTCCATAAAATTGCACCTTATTATTATACAGGTTGGCATGAACCAGCGACAGAATTACAATTTTTGGTAAATAAAAAATCTTATAATAAATTACCAAAACATTTACAACAAATTTTACTTACAGCTATGAAAGTAAGTTCTTATGATATGTATATCCAAAATTATCATATGAGTAGTGAAGCTTGGTCAACAATGACAAGTGAATTCCCAAATATTAAAATTAAAACTTTCCCAAAACCAGTAATGGATGCTATGAAGAAAGCAAATAAAGAGCTATTAGTTGAAAAAGCTAAAGATCATCCTTTATTAAAAGAAGTTTTAGATTCTCAAGCAGCTTATCAAAAGAAAGCTAGAGAATGGACAAAAATGTCTGACTATTTATACTTAAAAGACAACTTATAA
- a CDS encoding TRAP transporter small permease subunit, with amino-acid sequence MLLKLERGFDKFANIVGAFTAIVMVLMILNVSYDVVMRYFFRSGSIAMQEMEWHLFSVIILLGISYTLKEDAHVRVDLIYDRLTEKKKARINMIGAILFILPVALLIGIESIPYVVEAYNSNEQSGDPGGLTNRWIVKSLIPMSFFFLIITTIGFFIKNLNVYKGNHPTEKGHIKNEIDNLKSQLNEHKHHIVDIDEKGENK; translated from the coding sequence ATGCTGTTAAAACTAGAGCGCGGTTTTGATAAATTTGCCAATATTGTAGGGGCTTTTACTGCAATCGTAATGGTATTAATGATTTTAAATGTATCTTATGATGTTGTAATGAGATATTTTTTTAGATCAGGAAGTATTGCTATGCAAGAGATGGAATGGCATCTATTCTCTGTAATTATTCTATTAGGTATTTCTTATACCTTAAAAGAAGATGCACATGTTAGAGTTGACTTAATCTACGATAGATTAACTGAAAAGAAAAAAGCAAGAATAAATATGATTGGGGCGATTTTATTTATTTTGCCAGTTGCTTTATTAATAGGTATTGAATCAATACCTTATGTTGTAGAAGCTTATAACTCAAATGAGCAAAGTGGTGATCCAGGTGGACTTACAAATAGATGGATTGTAAAATCTCTTATACCTATGTCATTTTTCTTCCTTATTATTACAACAATTGGTTTTTTCATAAAAAATCTAAATGTATATAAAGGTAATCATCCTACAGAAAAAGGTCACATAAAAAATGAAATTGATAATTTAAAAAGTCAATTAAATGAACATAAACATCATATAGTTGATATTGATGAAAAAGGAGAAAACAAATGA